A DNA window from Vigna unguiculata cultivar IT97K-499-35 chromosome 10, ASM411807v1, whole genome shotgun sequence contains the following coding sequences:
- the LOC114167291 gene encoding DEAD-box ATP-dependent RNA helicase 13 isoform X1 has protein sequence MEAAAVATSSLKKLKRKRTVARSDPELERLNSLPWNSSLPQNDDDGAFSLFIGTNELEGGFLSLEEIDEAEYGLDIPEPEDGKRKTKKKKSIQNEDVKKQQQDGVDGASSDEVEAELDESVKAKEKKKKKKKKTKKKDATDGQKVEQPDAGLDANVEDGNGEEDSDETEFYAWNELRLHPLLMKAIYKLGFKEPTPIQKACIPAAAHQGKDVVGAAETGSGKTLAFGLPILQRILEEREKDANMVEEPGKYSPKGVLRALIIAPTRELAVQVTDHLKAVAKYINVRVTPIVGGILAEKQERLLKAKPEIVVGTPGRLWELMSAGEKHLVELHSLSFFVLDEADRMVQSGHFKELQSIIDMLPMSNISTEDNSQNVQKGCVTVSSYQRKKRQTLVFSATVALSSDFRKKLKRGSSQKKQSSTDGLNSIETLSERAGMRSNAAIIDLTNPSILAAKLEESFIECKEEDKDAYLYYILTVHGQGRTIVFCTSIAALRHISSILRILGINVWTLHAQMQQRARLKAIDRFRENENGILVATDVAARGLDIPGVRTVVHYQLPHSAEVYVHRSGRTARASAEGCSIALISPRDTSKFASLCKSFSKDNFQRFPLENSYMPEVLKRLSLARQIDKITRKDSQVKAEKSWFDRNASAVELVTENYDSEEEQVNKHKQMKASSRQLKKLQEELNMLISRPLQSKSFSHRYLAGSGVTPLMQEQLQQLARQKLSDHQGSTLGKKGKLVVIGQDCMDALQALRSAGEEVRMDIKDFAGKQRNVENLKRKRKEEKKRLRDQRRKQKKKLKYGDE, from the exons ATGGAAGCAGCAGCGGTAGCAACCTCTTCTCTGAAGAAGCTGAAGCGGAAACGCACTGTGGCAAGAAGCGATCCTGAACTCGAGCGTCTGAACTCGCTTCCGTGGAACTCTTCTCTTCCTCAGAACGACGACGATGGCGCTTTCTCCTTGTTCATTGGCACCAACGAACTCGAAGGAG GGTTTCTTTCGCTCGAGGAGATTGATGAGGCGGAGTATGGTTTGGATATTCCTGAACCTGAAGATGGCAAGAGGAAGACGAAGAAGAAAAAATCTATACAGAATGAAGATGTGAAGAAACAGCAGCAAGATGGAGTTGATGGTGCTAGTAGTGACGAGGTCGAAGCTGAGTTGGACGAGAGTGTGAAGgctaaagagaagaaaaagaagaagaagaagaagacgaaaaAGAAGGATGCTACGGATGGCCAGAAAGTTGAGCAGCCAGATGCTG GTTTAGATGCTAATGTGGAAGATGGTAACGGTGAAGAGGACAGTGATGAAACTGAATTTTATGCATGGAATGAGTTGAGGCTTCACCCTCTCCTAATGAAAGCAATTTACAAGCTTGGCTTCAAGGAACCAACACCAATACAGAAGGCTTGCATTCCAGCTGCTGCTCATCAAGGGAAG GACGTTGTTGGGGCTGCAGAGACAGGATCTGGTAAAACACTGGCGTTTGGTTTGCCCATTTTGCAACGCATTTTGGAGGAGAGAGAAAAGGATGCAAACATGGTTGAAGAACCTGGAAAGTATTCTCCTAAAGGAGTTTTGAGGGCTCTTATTATTGCTCCAACTAGAGAACTTGCAGTTCAG GTCACGGATCATCTGAAAGCTGTTGCTAAGTATATTAATGTTCGGGTGACCCCTATAGTTGGGGGGATTTTAGCAGAAAAGCAGGAGAGACTTTTAAAAGCAAAGCCTGAGATTGTTGTTGGAACTCCAGGGAGGTTATGGGAACTTATGTCAGCTGGAGAAAAACATCTAGTTGAG TTACATTCACTCTCTTTCTTTGTGCTTGATGAGGCTGATCGGATGGTACAAAGTGGTCATTTTAAGGAGTTGCAGTCTATAATTGATATGCTTCCCATGTCCAACATCTCCACTGAAGATAATTCTCAAAATGTACAAAAAGGTTGTGTTACAGTTTCTAGTTaccaaagaaagaaaagacaaaCACTTGTTTTTTCAGCGACTGTTGCACTGTCTTCTGATTTTCGCAAGAAGCTAAAACGTGGCTCAAGTCAAAAAAAGCAATCATCAACAGATGGATTGAATTCAATCGAAACTCTTTCTGAGCGTGCAGGAATGAGATCCAATGCTGCAATTATTGATCTTACTAATCCATCTATATTAGCAGCTAAGCTTGAGGAGTCATTTATTGA atgcaaagaagaagataaagatgcatatttgtattatattttgacTGTCCATGGACAAGGTCGCACCATAGTTTTCTGCACGTCAATTGCAGCCTTACGTCATATTTCTTCCATATTACGCATTCTTGGAATCAATGTTTGGACTCTTCATGCTCAAATGCAGCAACGAGCACGATTGAAG GCCATTGATCGCTTTCGGGAAAATGAAAATGGCATACTTGTTGCTACAGATGTTGCTGCCAGGGGTCTTGATATTCCTGGTGTTAGAACTGTTGTCCACTATCAGCTTCCACATTCAGCAGAG gtTTATGTTCATAGAAGTGGAAGAACAGCCAGGGCCTCCGCTGAAGGTTGTAGCATTGCTTTAATATCACCAAGAGATACGTCCAAGTTTGCTTCACTGTGCAAATCATTTTCTAAG GATAACTTTCAGCGGTTTCCTTTAGAGAACTCTTACATGCCAGAGGTCCTAAAAAGACTGTCTCTTGCACGACAAATAGACAAGATAACAAGGAAGGATTCCCAG GTAAAGGCGGAGAAAAGCTGGTTTGATCGGAATGCTAGTGCAGTTGAATTAGTTACTGAAAATTATGACAGTGAAGAGGAGCAAGTGAACAAACATAAGCAAATGAAAGCTAGTTCTAGACAATTGAAAAAATTGCAGGAG GAGCTCAATATGCTGATTTCTCGCCCATTACAATCAAAATCATTTTCACATCGGTATTTAGCAGGg TCTGGTGTCACACCCCTCATGCAGGAGCAATTGCAACAGTTAGCAAGGCAAAAACTAAGTGATCACCAAGGTTCTACTCTAGGCAAAAAGGGAAAATTGGTTGTGATTGGTCAAGATTGCATGGATGCACTTCAAGCTCTTCGAAGTGCTGGCGAAGAG GTGCGAATGGATATCAAGGATTTTGCCGGAAAACAGAGAAATGTGGAGAATTTAAAAAGGAAGCGAAAAGAGGAGAAAAAAC GTTTGCGTGATCAGCGtagaaagcaaaagaaaaagctAAAATACGGGGATGAATAG
- the LOC114167291 gene encoding DEAD-box ATP-dependent RNA helicase 13 isoform X2, which produces MEAAAVATSSLKKLKRKRTVARSDPELERLNSLPWNSSLPQNDDDGAFSLFIGTNELEGGFLSLEEIDEAEYGLDIPEPEDGKRKTKKKKSIQNEDVKKQQQDGVDGASSDEVEAELDESVKAKEKKKKKKKKTKKKDATDGQKVEQPDADANVEDGNGEEDSDETEFYAWNELRLHPLLMKAIYKLGFKEPTPIQKACIPAAAHQGKDVVGAAETGSGKTLAFGLPILQRILEEREKDANMVEEPGKYSPKGVLRALIIAPTRELAVQVTDHLKAVAKYINVRVTPIVGGILAEKQERLLKAKPEIVVGTPGRLWELMSAGEKHLVELHSLSFFVLDEADRMVQSGHFKELQSIIDMLPMSNISTEDNSQNVQKGCVTVSSYQRKKRQTLVFSATVALSSDFRKKLKRGSSQKKQSSTDGLNSIETLSERAGMRSNAAIIDLTNPSILAAKLEESFIECKEEDKDAYLYYILTVHGQGRTIVFCTSIAALRHISSILRILGINVWTLHAQMQQRARLKAIDRFRENENGILVATDVAARGLDIPGVRTVVHYQLPHSAEVYVHRSGRTARASAEGCSIALISPRDTSKFASLCKSFSKDNFQRFPLENSYMPEVLKRLSLARQIDKITRKDSQVKAEKSWFDRNASAVELVTENYDSEEEQVNKHKQMKASSRQLKKLQEELNMLISRPLQSKSFSHRYLAGSGVTPLMQEQLQQLARQKLSDHQGSTLGKKGKLVVIGQDCMDALQALRSAGEEVRMDIKDFAGKQRNVENLKRKRKEEKKRLRDQRRKQKKKLKYGDE; this is translated from the exons ATGGAAGCAGCAGCGGTAGCAACCTCTTCTCTGAAGAAGCTGAAGCGGAAACGCACTGTGGCAAGAAGCGATCCTGAACTCGAGCGTCTGAACTCGCTTCCGTGGAACTCTTCTCTTCCTCAGAACGACGACGATGGCGCTTTCTCCTTGTTCATTGGCACCAACGAACTCGAAGGAG GGTTTCTTTCGCTCGAGGAGATTGATGAGGCGGAGTATGGTTTGGATATTCCTGAACCTGAAGATGGCAAGAGGAAGACGAAGAAGAAAAAATCTATACAGAATGAAGATGTGAAGAAACAGCAGCAAGATGGAGTTGATGGTGCTAGTAGTGACGAGGTCGAAGCTGAGTTGGACGAGAGTGTGAAGgctaaagagaagaaaaagaagaagaagaagaagacgaaaaAGAAGGATGCTACGGATGGCCAGAAAGTTGAGCAGCCAGATGCTG ATGCTAATGTGGAAGATGGTAACGGTGAAGAGGACAGTGATGAAACTGAATTTTATGCATGGAATGAGTTGAGGCTTCACCCTCTCCTAATGAAAGCAATTTACAAGCTTGGCTTCAAGGAACCAACACCAATACAGAAGGCTTGCATTCCAGCTGCTGCTCATCAAGGGAAG GACGTTGTTGGGGCTGCAGAGACAGGATCTGGTAAAACACTGGCGTTTGGTTTGCCCATTTTGCAACGCATTTTGGAGGAGAGAGAAAAGGATGCAAACATGGTTGAAGAACCTGGAAAGTATTCTCCTAAAGGAGTTTTGAGGGCTCTTATTATTGCTCCAACTAGAGAACTTGCAGTTCAG GTCACGGATCATCTGAAAGCTGTTGCTAAGTATATTAATGTTCGGGTGACCCCTATAGTTGGGGGGATTTTAGCAGAAAAGCAGGAGAGACTTTTAAAAGCAAAGCCTGAGATTGTTGTTGGAACTCCAGGGAGGTTATGGGAACTTATGTCAGCTGGAGAAAAACATCTAGTTGAG TTACATTCACTCTCTTTCTTTGTGCTTGATGAGGCTGATCGGATGGTACAAAGTGGTCATTTTAAGGAGTTGCAGTCTATAATTGATATGCTTCCCATGTCCAACATCTCCACTGAAGATAATTCTCAAAATGTACAAAAAGGTTGTGTTACAGTTTCTAGTTaccaaagaaagaaaagacaaaCACTTGTTTTTTCAGCGACTGTTGCACTGTCTTCTGATTTTCGCAAGAAGCTAAAACGTGGCTCAAGTCAAAAAAAGCAATCATCAACAGATGGATTGAATTCAATCGAAACTCTTTCTGAGCGTGCAGGAATGAGATCCAATGCTGCAATTATTGATCTTACTAATCCATCTATATTAGCAGCTAAGCTTGAGGAGTCATTTATTGA atgcaaagaagaagataaagatgcatatttgtattatattttgacTGTCCATGGACAAGGTCGCACCATAGTTTTCTGCACGTCAATTGCAGCCTTACGTCATATTTCTTCCATATTACGCATTCTTGGAATCAATGTTTGGACTCTTCATGCTCAAATGCAGCAACGAGCACGATTGAAG GCCATTGATCGCTTTCGGGAAAATGAAAATGGCATACTTGTTGCTACAGATGTTGCTGCCAGGGGTCTTGATATTCCTGGTGTTAGAACTGTTGTCCACTATCAGCTTCCACATTCAGCAGAG gtTTATGTTCATAGAAGTGGAAGAACAGCCAGGGCCTCCGCTGAAGGTTGTAGCATTGCTTTAATATCACCAAGAGATACGTCCAAGTTTGCTTCACTGTGCAAATCATTTTCTAAG GATAACTTTCAGCGGTTTCCTTTAGAGAACTCTTACATGCCAGAGGTCCTAAAAAGACTGTCTCTTGCACGACAAATAGACAAGATAACAAGGAAGGATTCCCAG GTAAAGGCGGAGAAAAGCTGGTTTGATCGGAATGCTAGTGCAGTTGAATTAGTTACTGAAAATTATGACAGTGAAGAGGAGCAAGTGAACAAACATAAGCAAATGAAAGCTAGTTCTAGACAATTGAAAAAATTGCAGGAG GAGCTCAATATGCTGATTTCTCGCCCATTACAATCAAAATCATTTTCACATCGGTATTTAGCAGGg TCTGGTGTCACACCCCTCATGCAGGAGCAATTGCAACAGTTAGCAAGGCAAAAACTAAGTGATCACCAAGGTTCTACTCTAGGCAAAAAGGGAAAATTGGTTGTGATTGGTCAAGATTGCATGGATGCACTTCAAGCTCTTCGAAGTGCTGGCGAAGAG GTGCGAATGGATATCAAGGATTTTGCCGGAAAACAGAGAAATGTGGAGAATTTAAAAAGGAAGCGAAAAGAGGAGAAAAAAC GTTTGCGTGATCAGCGtagaaagcaaaagaaaaagctAAAATACGGGGATGAATAG